One genomic region from Chthonomonas calidirosea T49 encodes:
- a CDS encoding PLP-dependent cysteine synthase family protein — protein MEFHQYVTLLERVLGKFPLLGGIGYTNSIEKVRFRPFLGNGAYEESVNSVMSTLLRLSEGAGSESAYTPSTSPDPALRPHPVGLLELIGNTPLLRLRRVVPKNPRVTIYAKAEWANPGGSVKDRPALNMILEGERSGALRPGKIILDATSGNTGIAYAMIGAAMGYEVHLCLPANASEERKQILRAYGAQLILTDPRLSSDGAILKARELYAAQPDRYFYPDQYNNPANWRAHYLTTAPEIWQQTNGRITHFVAGLGTSGTFVGTGRRLKEFNPAIRLISFQPDSPFHGLEGMKHMASSIVPGIYDPNLADENREVSTEEAYAMVKRLAREEGVLVGISAAAAMVCCLKLAEELDEGVIVTIFCDTGTRYLSDRFWHEGE, from the coding sequence ATGGAGTTCCACCAATATGTTACCCTTCTTGAGAGGGTTTTGGGAAAGTTCCCGTTGCTGGGAGGAATAGGGTATACTAATTCTATCGAAAAAGTAAGGTTTCGACCCTTTTTAGGGAACGGAGCCTATGAGGAAAGCGTAAATTCAGTCATGAGCACACTACTCAGGTTATCTGAGGGAGCCGGTTCTGAGAGCGCTTACACCCCTTCCACATCGCCCGACCCTGCTTTGCGACCACATCCGGTGGGCCTATTAGAGCTAATCGGAAACACACCGCTATTGCGGCTGCGGCGAGTGGTTCCGAAGAACCCGCGCGTAACCATCTATGCAAAAGCCGAGTGGGCTAATCCGGGAGGGTCGGTGAAAGATCGTCCGGCACTCAACATGATCTTGGAAGGGGAGCGTAGTGGCGCCTTACGGCCTGGAAAGATCATTCTCGATGCCACCTCTGGGAACACGGGCATTGCTTATGCCATGATCGGCGCGGCTATGGGCTACGAGGTACATCTCTGTTTGCCGGCGAACGCAAGTGAGGAGCGCAAGCAGATACTACGTGCCTATGGTGCGCAACTTATTCTCACCGATCCACGACTCTCTTCCGACGGGGCGATTTTAAAAGCGCGCGAGCTCTATGCAGCGCAGCCAGATCGCTACTTCTATCCGGATCAGTATAATAACCCGGCCAACTGGCGTGCGCACTACCTCACTACGGCACCGGAGATCTGGCAGCAGACGAACGGCCGAATAACTCATTTCGTGGCCGGCCTGGGCACAAGTGGAACCTTTGTGGGAACCGGGCGTCGTTTAAAAGAGTTCAATCCAGCCATCCGCCTGATTTCGTTCCAACCGGATTCGCCCTTCCACGGTTTGGAAGGGATGAAACACATGGCCAGCTCTATTGTGCCCGGAATCTACGATCCCAATTTAGCGGATGAGAACCGTGAGGTATCCACCGAGGAGGCCTATGCCATGGTGAAGCGGCTTGCGCGTGAGGAGGGCGTTTTGGTGGGCATCTCTGCGGCAGCAGCGATGGTCTGCTGCTTGAAGTTAGCGGAGGAGTTGGACGAAGGGGTCATTGTAACGATCTTTTGTGATACCGGAACGCGTTATCTTTCGGATCGCTTCTGGCATGAGGGGGAGTAA